From Sphingomonas nostoxanthinifaciens, a single genomic window includes:
- the rpsP gene encoding 30S ribosomal protein S16: MAVSIRLSRGGAKKRPYYRIVVADARSPRDGSFIEKIGTYNPLLGKDDEKRVILDTERAKHWLSNGAQPTDRVARFFDAAGVKERSTRSNPKKGEPGEKAKERAEERAAKAAAAEAAANPPAEETAEA; this comes from the coding sequence ATGGCCGTTTCCATCCGTCTGTCGCGCGGTGGCGCCAAGAAGCGCCCTTATTACCGTATCGTCGTGGCCGATGCCCGTTCGCCGCGCGACGGCTCGTTCATCGAGAAGATCGGCACCTACAATCCGCTGCTCGGCAAGGATGACGAGAAGCGCGTGATCCTCGACACCGAGCGCGCGAAGCATTGGCTGTCGAACGGTGCGCAGCCGACCGATCGCGTCGCCCGTTTCTTCGACGCGGCCGGCGTGAAGGAGCGTTCCACCCGCAGCAACCCCAAGAAGGGCGAGCCGGGCGAGAAGGCCAAGGAGCGCGCCGAGGAGCGTGCGGCGAAGGCCGCCGCAGCCGAAGCCGCTGCCAATCCCCCGGCCGAAGAAACCGCCGAGGCCTGA
- a CDS encoding type II toxin-antitoxin system VapC family toxin, with amino-acid sequence MRYLLDANACILLLAGHDNVVEHARQCDEDDLAISAIAFAEVALGSWNGKAPALVVLDTLSRRIPVLPFDELAAKRYAMLPFRRGSYDRLIAAHALALGLTIVTNNEADFADIPGLTVENWTLPPA; translated from the coding sequence GTGCGATACCTGCTCGATGCCAACGCATGCATCCTGCTTCTCGCTGGGCACGATAACGTCGTCGAGCATGCCCGTCAGTGCGATGAGGACGATCTTGCTATTTCCGCGATCGCTTTTGCCGAAGTTGCTCTCGGAAGTTGGAATGGGAAGGCGCCAGCGCTTGTTGTCCTCGACACGCTGAGCAGGCGTATTCCCGTGCTGCCGTTCGACGAGCTTGCAGCGAAACGCTACGCAATGCTCCCGTTTCGGCGCGGCAGCTATGACCGCCTCATTGCCGCGCATGCGCTGGCTCTAGGGTTGACCATCGTGACCAATAACGAAGCTGACTTCGCCGACATTCCCGGGCTGACGGTTGAAAACTGGACGCTGCCCCCTGCATGA
- a CDS encoding FkbM family methyltransferase yields MNGGLKSAAIAATRKLPARIRKAVVNLGFQVDREHFDRMAHDHSFAPNMRWGLEFARGRGVMPRGIVDIGAFQGEWSLMAHDVWPEARIVMIEANEDKKARLAQVATTVGGELKQALLGASTGSEVTFHVMESGSSVFEEHSPVPRDQRTLQTHTLDSLLAGFEHPDFIKIDVQGYELEVLRGAAATMARVKAILIEIAFLEINEGAPLAHQVMGFMAENGFVAFDILELHRRPLDRAMNQIDILFLRADSPIRADKRHWAQ; encoded by the coding sequence ATGAACGGCGGACTGAAGTCGGCGGCGATTGCGGCAACGCGCAAATTACCGGCGCGCATTCGAAAAGCGGTGGTCAATCTGGGATTTCAGGTCGACCGTGAACATTTCGATCGCATGGCGCACGATCATTCTTTTGCGCCCAACATGCGCTGGGGTCTCGAATTCGCGCGCGGCCGCGGGGTGATGCCGCGCGGCATCGTCGACATCGGTGCATTTCAAGGCGAATGGTCGCTGATGGCGCACGACGTCTGGCCCGAGGCCCGGATCGTCATGATCGAGGCCAACGAAGACAAAAAGGCCCGTCTCGCTCAGGTCGCGACGACGGTCGGCGGCGAACTGAAGCAGGCTCTACTCGGCGCCTCGACCGGCAGCGAGGTGACCTTCCACGTGATGGAATCGGGTTCGTCGGTGTTCGAGGAGCATAGCCCGGTGCCGCGCGACCAGCGCACGCTGCAGACGCACACGCTCGACAGCCTGCTGGCGGGCTTCGAGCATCCCGACTTCATCAAGATCGACGTTCAGGGTTACGAGCTGGAGGTGCTGCGCGGGGCCGCCGCGACGATGGCGCGGGTCAAGGCGATCCTGATCGAGATCGCGTTCTTGGAGATCAACGAGGGCGCGCCGCTCGCCCATCAGGTGATGGGGTTCATGGCCGAAAACGGCTTCGTCGCCTTCGACATATTGGAGCTGCACCGCAGACCGCTCGATCGGGCGATGAACCAGATCGACATCCTGTTCCTGCGTGCGGATTCACCGATCCGCGCGGACAAGCGCCACTGGGCACAATGA
- the trmD gene encoding tRNA (guanosine(37)-N1)-methyltransferase TrmD, with amino-acid sequence MSFAATVLTLYPEMFPGPLGLSLAGRAMADGKWSLDAVQIRDFATDKHRSVDDTPAGGGAGMVMRADVLAAAIDATARPGVPLLAMSPRGRPLTQERVRELAAGPGVAILCGRFEGIDERLFEARDVELVSIGDYILSGGEIGALVLLDACVRLLPGVMGAASSGDEESFESGLLEYPHYTRPQMWEGRTIPEVLRSGDHAKIKAWRHAMAESDTRSRRPDLWERHNGVRVQPPSDARHEEEE; translated from the coding sequence ATGAGCTTCGCCGCGACCGTGCTGACCCTCTATCCGGAGATGTTCCCCGGGCCGCTCGGGCTCAGCCTCGCCGGCCGCGCGATGGCGGACGGCAAATGGAGTCTCGACGCCGTCCAGATCCGCGACTTCGCGACCGACAAGCATCGCTCGGTCGATGACACGCCCGCGGGGGGCGGCGCGGGCATGGTGATGCGCGCCGACGTGCTCGCGGCGGCGATCGACGCCACCGCCCGGCCCGGCGTACCGCTGCTGGCGATGAGCCCGCGCGGGCGGCCGCTAACACAAGAGCGGGTACGCGAGCTTGCCGCCGGCCCGGGCGTGGCGATCCTGTGCGGTCGGTTCGAGGGCATCGACGAGCGTCTGTTCGAGGCGCGCGACGTCGAGCTGGTTTCGATCGGCGACTATATCCTCTCGGGCGGGGAAATCGGCGCGCTGGTGCTGCTCGATGCTTGCGTTCGGCTGCTTCCCGGCGTAATGGGCGCCGCTTCAAGTGGGGACGAAGAGAGCTTCGAAAGCGGCCTCCTCGAATATCCGCACTATACCCGACCGCAGATGTGGGAAGGGCGCACGATCCCCGAAGTGCTGCGATCGGGGGATCATGCGAAGATCAAGGCGTGGCGCCATGCCATGGCCGAGAGCGATACACGGTCACGGAGACCGGACCTTTGGGAACGCCACAATGGCGTTCGGGTCCAGCCTCCCTCTGACGCGCGGCACGAAGAGGAAGAGTGA
- a CDS encoding AbrB/MazE/SpoVT family DNA-binding domain-containing protein encodes MAEEYRAKVFKSGNSVALRLPKALGFAEGTEMRIVREEQAGFRIEPLQTQKRKIDLTGIAGSLPDLQPSAAEARVFDDKPRVWDDPDWTGWKAIL; translated from the coding sequence ATGGCCGAGGAATATCGCGCGAAAGTGTTCAAGTCGGGCAATTCGGTGGCGTTGCGCTTGCCGAAAGCGCTTGGCTTCGCCGAAGGAACCGAGATGCGGATTGTGCGCGAGGAGCAGGCCGGGTTTCGCATTGAGCCATTACAAACGCAGAAGCGTAAGATCGATCTTACGGGCATCGCCGGATCGCTCCCCGATCTTCAGCCCTCGGCTGCAGAGGCTCGCGTGTTCGACGACAAGCCGCGGGTCTGGGACGATCCCGATTGGACGGGCTGGAAGGCAATTCTCTAG
- the rimM gene encoding ribosome maturation factor RimM (Essential for efficient processing of 16S rRNA) — protein sequence MTLQPPRSPAAASPPKNRPKAAKTPPPASPAPPRAEPSGAARTVTLAAVAGAHGIGGEVKLKLFTDDLSRYRSFNDGALTVVSLRGAIARFVEVRDRTAAEALRGTALTVPRDALPPLDEGEYYHADLIGLPCVSTDGGTLGTVVLIDNFGAGDVLEIEQPDGKRFMVPMRPDAVPEWNDERLVVDAAFVG from the coding sequence ATGACCTTGCAGCCACCCCGAAGCCCGGCAGCGGCATCTCCGCCGAAGAACCGGCCGAAGGCAGCGAAGACGCCGCCCCCCGCCAGCCCGGCTCCCCCCAGGGCTGAGCCGAGCGGCGCCGCGCGCACCGTGACGCTTGCGGCGGTCGCGGGCGCGCACGGCATCGGGGGCGAGGTGAAGCTCAAGCTCTTCACTGACGACCTCTCCCGCTATCGCAGCTTCAACGACGGCGCGCTGACGGTCGTGTCGCTGCGCGGCGCGATCGCGCGCTTTGTCGAGGTGCGCGACCGCACCGCCGCGGAGGCGCTTCGCGGCACCGCGCTGACCGTCCCGCGCGATGCACTGCCGCCGCTGGATGAGGGCGAATATTATCATGCCGACCTGATCGGCCTGCCGTGCGTCTCAACCGACGGTGGCACGCTCGGCACGGTGGTGCTGATCGACAATTTCGGCGCGGGCGACGTGCTTGAGATCGAGCAGCCCGACGGCAAGCGCTTCATGGTGCCGATGCGCCCCGACGCCGTGCCCGAATGGAACGACGAACGACTGGTGGTGGACGCGGCCTTCGTCGGTTAG
- the rplS gene encoding 50S ribosomal protein L19 yields the protein MNLIQQLEAEQIAQLTAKRAIPEFRPGDTLKVGVRVVEGERTRVQAYEGVCIARSNKGMGSSFTVRKISFGEGVERVFPLYSPNIDAIEVVRRGVVRRAKLYYLRGRTGKAARIAERRDPRTTAQA from the coding sequence ATGAACCTCATCCAGCAGCTCGAAGCCGAGCAGATCGCGCAGCTGACCGCCAAGCGCGCGATTCCGGAATTCCGTCCCGGCGATACGCTGAAGGTCGGCGTGCGCGTGGTCGAAGGCGAGCGGACCCGCGTCCAGGCCTATGAGGGCGTGTGCATCGCGCGCTCGAACAAGGGCATGGGCTCGTCGTTCACCGTCCGCAAGATCTCGTTCGGCGAAGGCGTCGAGCGCGTTTTCCCGCTCTATTCGCCCAACATCGACGCGATCGAGGTCGTACGTCGCGGCGTCGTGCGTCGCGCCAAGCTGTATTATCTGCGTGGCCGCACCGGTAAGGCAGCCCGTATCGCCGAGCGTCGCGACCCGCGCACCACCGCGCAGGCCTAA